A genomic region of Fodinisporobacter ferrooxydans contains the following coding sequences:
- a CDS encoding coiled-coil domain-containing protein, which translates to MDRNEMEELLGKFANMLIENMNKSIRDLDNRMEKGFLELNKRMDKLEARMDNLEARMDNLEARMDNLEARMDSLESRMDSLEKHSESNGNCISELKIGQTRIERRLLEVSDDVQFFKEKHIEREKEVWRLDKEVRELRQERRA; encoded by the coding sequence ATGGATCGTAATGAGATGGAGGAATTGTTAGGTAAGTTTGCCAATATGTTAATTGAAAACATGAATAAGTCAATACGTGATTTGGACAACCGTATGGAAAAAGGATTTTTAGAGTTAAACAAGAGAATGGACAAATTGGAAGCACGAATGGATAACCTGGAAGCGCGAATGGATAACCTGGAAGCACGAATGGATAACCTGGAAGCACGAATGGATAGCTTGGAATCGCGAATGGACAGCTTGGAAAAACACTCGGAAAGTAATGGGAATTGCATTTCTGAATTGAAAATAGGTCAGACAAGAATAGAGCGGAGATTACTGGAAGTCAGTGATGATGTACAATTTTTTAAAGAAAAACATATAGAAAGAGAAAAAGAGGTATGGAGGCTTGACAAGGAAGTCAGGGAATTGCGTCAGGAGAGACGCGCGTAA
- a CDS encoding WD40/YVTN/BNR-like repeat-containing protein, with translation MKTFSFKYWLLYLLLLDIFLLVGCGGQLTTGASPEKPAKEGTQKENHDNQVSHPTTVSSVKNNTSIPDSSVSPTTQTSPSNSSTTGAYIQQPNSIVFWNIQQGLLLSASNGHGLVWKTVDGGHSWTKVYEDSNLLSRVVLTGSTSAKVLVGDDWKNPKSQIETTNNGQTWVKMPYQKPLFADQACSIGKFGEDLFVNHSAPSSSQIWALCDGQPAAGQMSKLIVFSHDGGKNWTKKAEVTPKAANTNGLGLNGYPMGIDFLSDGRGWLWESRGNSFYTIDGGQNWIPFTNLTSPETKEARSMSLIDNQHGYALLWVNNKYLLMFTKDGGKSWSEANAWINQ, from the coding sequence ATGAAAACATTCTCGTTCAAATATTGGCTTCTGTATTTGCTTCTTTTGGATATTTTTTTACTGGTTGGCTGTGGCGGACAGTTGACAACTGGTGCAAGTCCGGAAAAACCGGCAAAGGAAGGAACCCAAAAGGAAAACCACGATAATCAGGTATCGCATCCCACCACCGTCAGTAGCGTCAAGAACAACACATCCATCCCTGATTCGTCTGTGTCCCCAACTACGCAAACTTCACCGAGCAACTCAAGCACTACGGGTGCTTACATCCAGCAACCTAACTCGATTGTGTTTTGGAACATTCAACAAGGACTGCTTCTCTCCGCTAGCAATGGCCATGGATTGGTGTGGAAGACGGTTGATGGCGGTCATAGCTGGACAAAGGTTTATGAAGATTCGAATCTGCTCAGCCGCGTTGTGTTAACAGGCAGCACAAGCGCTAAAGTGCTAGTTGGCGATGATTGGAAAAATCCAAAATCACAGATTGAGACGACAAATAACGGGCAAACATGGGTAAAGATGCCGTATCAAAAACCTCTCTTTGCCGATCAAGCATGCTCAATTGGCAAATTTGGCGAAGATTTATTTGTCAATCATTCCGCCCCATCATCTTCTCAAATTTGGGCTCTTTGCGATGGTCAGCCTGCTGCTGGCCAGATGTCAAAGTTAATTGTTTTCTCGCATGATGGTGGAAAAAATTGGACAAAAAAAGCCGAAGTAACCCCGAAAGCTGCAAATACCAACGGGCTAGGTCTTAACGGCTATCCTATGGGAATTGACTTCCTTTCTGATGGGAGAGGTTGGTTATGGGAATCCCGGGGCAACTCTTTTTATACCATCGACGGCGGTCAAAACTGGATTCCGTTTACCAACCTCACATCGCCTGAGACAAAAGAGGCTCGTTCGATGAGTCTGATCGATAATCAACACGGATATGCACTTCTCTGGGTCAACAACAAATATCTCCTTATGTTCACTAAGGATGGCGGAAAGTCTTGGAGTGAAGCAAATGCTTGGATCAATCAGTAA
- the ssb gene encoding single-stranded DNA-binding protein, with protein sequence MLNRIILIGRLTADPELRYTPNGVAVASFTLAVDRPRANQMGEREADFINIIVWQKLGELCAQYLRKGRLAAVDGRLQIRSYENKEGQRVRIAEVVAENVRFLDRGDQNPSSSSMMGNSSMAPSNYGGLGGGSQYPSGNPGNFGSGSSGLNREPAKETKFEDPFGDGRPIDLSDDDLPF encoded by the coding sequence ATGTTAAATCGCATTATTCTTATTGGAAGACTGACTGCGGACCCAGAGTTGCGTTATACGCCAAACGGAGTTGCGGTCGCCTCATTTACATTAGCGGTTGATCGGCCAAGAGCCAATCAGATGGGTGAACGGGAAGCAGATTTTATAAATATCATCGTATGGCAGAAGTTAGGCGAACTATGTGCGCAATATTTGCGAAAAGGCCGCTTAGCTGCGGTAGACGGGCGGTTGCAGATTCGTTCGTATGAGAATAAAGAGGGCCAAAGAGTTCGAATTGCAGAAGTCGTTGCAGAAAATGTGAGATTTTTGGATCGTGGCGATCAGAATCCTTCGTCTTCATCGATGATGGGCAATTCCTCTATGGCTCCATCCAATTATGGCGGATTAGGCGGCGGTTCTCAGTATCCTTCCGGTAATCCAGGGAATTTTGGCAGTGGATCATCAGGACTCAATCGTGAACCAGCGAAAGAAACAAAATTTGAAGATCCTTTTGGAGATGGAAGACCAATTGATCTTTCCGATGATGATTTGCCTTTCTGA
- the ychF gene encoding redox-regulated ATPase YchF, giving the protein MALKAGIVGLPNVGKSTLFNAITKAGAEAANYPFCTIDPNVGVVEVPDPRLQQLADIVNPNRIVPTAFEFVDIAGLVKGASQGEGLGNKFLSHIREVDAIIQVVRCFEDSNITHVSGKVNPIDDIETINLELILADMESIDKRMEKTKKQLKSGDKKYQQEVSVLEQIKTTLEAGQAARTLELTEEEWALVRDLHLLTQKKILYVANVAEEEVANANANTYVEQVRQYAAKEEAEVIVISAKVESEIAELEGEDRQMFLEELGLEESGLDRLIRAAYKLLGLYTYFTAGVQEVRAWTIRKGTKAPQAAGVIHTDFERGFIRAEVVAYDDLVQAGSMVTARDQGKLRLEGKEYIVQDGDVMHFRFNV; this is encoded by the coding sequence ATGGCTTTAAAAGCTGGAATTGTAGGATTACCAAACGTAGGGAAATCAACGTTGTTTAATGCGATAACAAAAGCTGGAGCTGAAGCAGCAAATTACCCGTTCTGTACAATCGATCCAAATGTAGGAGTGGTGGAAGTCCCTGATCCTCGGCTGCAACAGTTAGCGGATATCGTAAACCCCAATCGGATTGTTCCTACAGCATTTGAGTTTGTTGATATTGCTGGACTAGTAAAAGGAGCCAGCCAAGGAGAAGGTTTAGGAAATAAGTTTCTTTCGCATATTCGCGAAGTGGATGCCATTATTCAAGTCGTCCGTTGTTTTGAAGACTCCAATATTACACATGTATCCGGAAAAGTAAACCCGATCGATGACATTGAGACCATCAATTTGGAGCTAATCCTGGCAGATATGGAGTCAATTGATAAGCGCATGGAGAAAACCAAGAAACAATTGAAAAGTGGTGATAAAAAATATCAACAGGAAGTATCTGTTCTCGAACAAATCAAAACGACTCTAGAGGCAGGACAAGCAGCGCGGACGTTGGAATTAACGGAAGAAGAATGGGCATTGGTACGGGATTTGCATTTGTTAACGCAAAAAAAGATATTGTATGTAGCAAATGTAGCTGAAGAGGAAGTTGCAAATGCAAATGCAAATACTTACGTCGAGCAAGTACGGCAATATGCTGCAAAAGAAGAAGCCGAAGTTATTGTAATTAGTGCCAAAGTAGAGTCAGAAATCGCTGAACTTGAAGGCGAAGACCGGCAAATGTTTTTAGAGGAATTAGGACTTGAAGAATCAGGCCTAGACCGACTTATTCGCGCTGCTTATAAACTTCTTGGATTGTATACGTACTTTACAGCAGGAGTACAAGAAGTACGGGCATGGACAATTCGAAAAGGGACGAAGGCGCCGCAAGCGGCGGGGGTGATTCATACTGACTTTGAACGTGGATTTATTCGTGCAGAAGTAGTAGCGTATGATGATCTTGTACAAGCAGGTTCAATGGTAACTGCAAGGGACCAGGGAAAATTACGATTAGAAGGAAAAGAGTATATCGTACAGGATGGAGATGTTATGCATTTCCGCTTTAATGTTTGA
- a CDS encoding DUF3892 domain-containing protein, protein MSEKIIAIRKDGNGDIAYIKTESGKILSIEEVRQLANQGLIDSIDDLNKEGDWVIEQSAGTGERVEGHNLDMLPKF, encoded by the coding sequence ATGTCTGAAAAAATTATCGCAATTCGAAAAGATGGTAATGGTGACATAGCATATATTAAAACGGAAAGCGGGAAAATACTGTCAATAGAAGAGGTACGGCAATTGGCTAATCAGGGATTGATTGACAGCATTGATGATTTAAATAAGGAGGGCGATTGGGTGATTGAACAGAGTGCAGGGACGGGTGAACGAGTAGAAGGGCATAATTTAGACATGTTGCCTAAATTTTAA
- a CDS encoding molybdopterin-containing oxidoreductase family protein: MKHIRTACPLDCWDACGMVATVDEHGRIRHIEGDPEHPITQGMICGKGRKLVDRLYHKERILTPLKKINGRFHEISWQLALDEIAEYMSNFRSSYGPTSILHHYDYGSGTLLKTMETRFFNLFGGFTDTIGSLCWGAGLEAQRFDFGYSASHSPDDMAEHSGHIVIWGRNVNVTNMHMMPFIKRAMARGVPITVINPSPTDFDRFVANRFHPRPGTDGALAFGVCKQLIDLNLADEMFIKNRTVGFQQFHDSLQSFSLDRVSEMTGISSEQIMQLAAIYGDAKPTCTLLGIGLQRYSNGGNTIRAIDALAAISGNIGISGAGVNYANRGISKFFDWDAFTALDKRYAYREFTKITQADEIIQAQNPPIQMLFVTRANPITQIPDANKTIRAYQSIPVKVVIDMFMTETAKLADYILPCLHALEEEDVLFSTMWSPYMVYMNPVISRIGDTKPDLEIWQELANRLGFGAEMAGSPKEWIDRAFGKLKEYGISSERLQKAGYLRFPIPEVPWKEGEFATPSGKYEFLSSLAGEESGALPVYLENQDERYRNRYPFHLLTVHPRKSLNSQGYTINGQIELPQIEISKAIAMQRSVTTGDRILIWNDRGSLVGRVKVSSGLQEQTIKIEQGFSTKEGKSVNILTANYLSDLGIGSAQYDCRINLKKI; encoded by the coding sequence ATGAAACATATACGTACAGCTTGTCCGTTGGATTGCTGGGATGCTTGCGGAATGGTGGCTACAGTCGATGAACATGGGCGGATCCGGCATATAGAAGGTGATCCGGAACATCCGATCACTCAGGGAATGATTTGCGGTAAGGGAAGAAAGCTAGTAGATCGTTTATATCATAAAGAGAGAATCCTAACGCCTCTAAAAAAGATAAATGGACGTTTTCATGAAATCAGTTGGCAGCTTGCATTGGATGAAATTGCGGAATACATGAGCAATTTCCGCTCATCCTACGGTCCAACATCGATATTACATCACTACGATTATGGTTCTGGCACTTTATTAAAAACAATGGAGACCCGATTTTTCAATTTGTTTGGCGGTTTTACAGATACGATTGGCAGTTTGTGCTGGGGTGCAGGTTTAGAGGCACAAAGGTTTGATTTTGGATATTCGGCCAGCCATAGTCCGGACGATATGGCTGAACATTCTGGACATATCGTCATATGGGGCAGAAATGTTAATGTTACGAACATGCATATGATGCCATTTATTAAACGTGCCATGGCTAGAGGTGTTCCGATTACAGTTATCAATCCGTCCCCTACGGACTTTGACCGTTTTGTCGCGAATCGGTTTCATCCAAGACCCGGAACGGATGGCGCATTAGCTTTTGGCGTATGCAAACAATTAATTGATCTTAATTTAGCAGATGAAATGTTTATAAAAAATAGAACAGTAGGATTCCAACAATTTCATGATTCACTGCAATCTTTTTCCTTAGACAGAGTCAGTGAAATGACAGGCATTTCATCTGAGCAGATTATGCAGCTTGCTGCTATATATGGTGATGCAAAACCTACTTGTACACTATTAGGAATTGGATTGCAACGATATTCAAACGGCGGCAATACCATTCGGGCAATCGATGCTTTGGCAGCAATTAGCGGGAATATAGGGATTTCTGGAGCTGGTGTGAATTATGCCAATCGGGGTATTTCCAAATTCTTTGATTGGGATGCGTTTACAGCATTGGATAAACGCTATGCGTATCGGGAATTTACAAAAATTACGCAGGCAGATGAAATCATACAGGCTCAGAACCCTCCGATTCAGATGCTCTTCGTTACACGTGCAAACCCGATCACGCAAATTCCGGATGCAAATAAGACGATTCGCGCATACCAGTCGATACCGGTGAAAGTTGTTATAGACATGTTTATGACGGAAACTGCTAAGTTGGCAGACTATATCTTGCCGTGTCTGCATGCGCTTGAGGAAGAAGATGTTTTATTTTCAACAATGTGGAGTCCGTACATGGTATATATGAATCCGGTTATTTCTCGAATTGGAGATACAAAGCCAGATCTGGAGATATGGCAAGAGTTAGCAAACCGACTTGGGTTTGGAGCAGAAATGGCAGGTTCACCGAAAGAATGGATAGATCGTGCGTTTGGTAAATTAAAGGAGTATGGTATTTCCAGCGAGCGTTTGCAGAAAGCCGGATATCTGCGATTTCCTATTCCGGAAGTACCTTGGAAAGAAGGAGAATTTGCAACACCATCCGGTAAATATGAATTCTTATCATCATTGGCGGGTGAAGAAAGCGGTGCGTTGCCTGTGTATCTTGAGAATCAGGATGAACGATATAGAAACCGATATCCATTTCATCTTTTGACAGTTCATCCTAGAAAATCGCTAAATTCACAAGGGTATACAATCAATGGTCAAATTGAGTTGCCGCAAATCGAGATATCGAAAGCAATTGCAATGCAGCGAAGTGTAACTACTGGAGATCGGATCCTTATCTGGAATGATCGTGGTTCATTAGTAGGGCGTGTTAAAGTATCATCAGGATTGCAAGAGCAAACGATAAAAATAGAACAGGGTTTTTCTACTAAAGAAGGAAAATCAGTCAATATACTTACTGCCAACTATTTATCAGATCTTGGAATTGGCAGTGCCCAATACGATTGTCGCATTAATTTGAAAAAAATTTAA
- a CDS encoding DUF951 domain-containing protein, with amino-acid sequence MQKTFQLNDVVMMKKPHPCGTNEWKIIRMGMDIRIKCEYCGRSVLMPRSKFEKDLKKILRSESTTE; translated from the coding sequence ATGCAAAAAACATTTCAATTGAATGATGTTGTTATGATGAAAAAACCTCATCCATGTGGGACAAATGAATGGAAAATTATTCGGATGGGTATGGACATACGAATCAAGTGCGAATATTGTGGTCGTAGTGTATTAATGCCAAGAAGTAAATTTGAGAAAGATCTAAAGAAAATTCTCCGCTCGGAAAGTACGACAGAGTAG
- a CDS encoding mechanosensitive ion channel family protein codes for MNTKNPSIVSMQSLFHRLYLQVMSIDLYESIAIFLIKLLIWYILAKIVIKFGTSFIQRVFQHRALRLNERRNRTLQSLVINVLRYVVYFLLIMAILEALNIPVTTLLAGAGVVGVAIGFGAQNLVRDVITGFFIIFEDQFAVGDSIQTGQFRGTVEEFGLRITKLRAWTGEIYILPNSSITQVTNFSNANSLAVIDVGVSYNEDLDRVFDVIKDVMLQAKIDVPDMIGEPQVMGVQSFGASEVVIRSTVECNPLMNYSVQREIFKRIKGKFDEVGIEIPYPHQVLITSSAIEKKSDSLTTELEKKQGEGS; via the coding sequence ATGAATACGAAAAATCCAAGTATTGTTTCCATGCAAAGTTTATTTCATCGATTATATTTACAAGTCATGTCCATCGACTTGTATGAATCGATTGCTATCTTTCTAATTAAGCTACTAATTTGGTACATATTAGCGAAAATCGTTATCAAATTTGGAACTTCCTTTATTCAACGTGTATTTCAGCATCGTGCATTGCGGTTGAATGAAAGAAGAAATCGGACGCTGCAATCATTAGTCATAAATGTCCTTCGATATGTTGTGTACTTTTTGCTAATCATGGCGATATTAGAAGCATTGAATATCCCTGTCACGACTCTATTGGCTGGAGCTGGGGTAGTAGGTGTCGCGATTGGTTTTGGTGCACAGAATCTCGTGCGAGATGTAATCACAGGATTTTTTATCATTTTTGAGGATCAATTTGCAGTCGGAGATTCGATTCAGACAGGTCAGTTTCGGGGAACGGTTGAAGAATTTGGATTGCGGATTACAAAGCTGCGTGCATGGACAGGCGAAATATATATTCTGCCGAATAGCAGTATTACACAAGTGACCAATTTTTCAAATGCAAACTCCTTGGCAGTTATCGATGTTGGAGTGTCCTACAATGAGGATTTGGACCGCGTGTTTGATGTAATTAAAGATGTAATGCTGCAAGCAAAAATCGATGTACCCGATATGATAGGTGAACCTCAAGTTATGGGGGTGCAATCGTTTGGAGCTTCTGAGGTAGTGATTCGTTCTACCGTAGAATGTAATCCTCTCATGAATTATAGTGTTCAAAGAGAGATTTTCAAACGGATCAAAGGAAAATTTGACGAAGTTGGCATTGAGATTCCTTATCCGCACCAAGTACTAATCACATCTTCAGCGATTGAGAAAAAATCCGATTCATTAACTACTGAATTAGAGAAAAAGCAAGGTGAGGGATCCTAA